One window of the Streptococcus parasanguinis ATCC 15912 genome contains the following:
- a CDS encoding branched-chain amino acid ABC transporter permease: MLQQLVNGLILGSVYALLALGYTMVYGIIKLINFAHGDIYMVGAFMGYFLLNSWKVNFFVALLLAMVGTAILGVVIEYLAYRPLRHSTRIAALITAIGVSFLLEYGMVFFVGANTRSFPQVIKTVRYNFGPISISNIQLMILGVSVFLMVALQFIIQKTKMGKAMRAVSVDSDAAQLMGINVNRTISFTFALGSALAGAGGVLIGLYYNSIEPLMGMTPGIKAFVAAVLGGIGIIPGAALGGFVIGLLETFATAIGLSDFRDAIVYAILIVILLIRPAGILGKNVKEKV; this comes from the coding sequence ATGCTCCAGCAATTAGTGAACGGTCTAATCTTGGGGAGTGTCTATGCACTCTTGGCCCTTGGTTATACCATGGTGTATGGAATTATCAAATTGATCAACTTTGCCCATGGGGATATCTACATGGTAGGTGCCTTTATGGGATATTTCTTATTGAACTCGTGGAAAGTGAACTTCTTTGTAGCCTTGCTCCTAGCGATGGTTGGGACAGCTATTTTAGGGGTTGTAATTGAATATCTGGCTTATCGTCCGCTTCGTCATTCGACTCGGATTGCAGCCTTGATCACAGCCATCGGGGTTTCCTTCTTGCTCGAATATGGGATGGTCTTCTTCGTAGGGGCCAATACCCGTTCCTTCCCGCAAGTGATTAAAACGGTTCGTTACAACTTCGGTCCTATTTCAATCTCCAATATTCAGTTGATGATCTTGGGAGTGTCTGTTTTCTTGATGGTCGCTCTTCAATTTATTATTCAAAAGACAAAGATGGGGAAAGCCATGCGGGCTGTATCTGTCGATAGTGATGCCGCTCAGTTGATGGGGATCAACGTAAACCGTACGATCAGCTTTACCTTTGCTTTGGGATCAGCCTTGGCAGGTGCTGGTGGTGTCTTGATTGGTTTGTATTACAACTCGATCGAGCCTTTGATGGGGATGACACCAGGGATCAAAGCCTTTGTCGCGGCCGTTCTTGGAGGAATCGGAATTATTCCAGGTGCTGCCCTAGGTGGATTTGTTATCGGTTTGTTGGAAACCTTCGCTACAGCGATTGGTCTTTCAGACTTCCGTGATGCCATTGTGTATGCCATCTTGATTGTGATCTTGCTCATCCGTCCAGCAGGTATCCTCGGTAAAAATGTGAAAGAGAAGGTGTAA